The Natator depressus isolate rNatDep1 chromosome 11, rNatDep2.hap1, whole genome shotgun sequence genome includes a window with the following:
- the C11H2orf80 gene encoding uncharacterized protein C2orf80 homolog isoform X2, with product MERKRLKKEIEKLLGDYVGIRLRENEFDPKGRQQPTFLDDMAHYDLAINVALLWLNDSEAQSPLAKGKRNLPLHSRYIYPNRTEREAMILSFYAGILMGHRIHPFNLSLHPFAMLTAPKAAEHAWKQSVKFQKAAANQHATTNSTRTNKDCKRSESPSTAKQPDNKGARKQFKQGIFPEELATKSGRKEEKM from the exons ATGGAAAGGAAACGTCTAAAAAAAGAGATTGAAAAACTCTT AGGCGATTATGTCGGCATCAGACTTCGGGAAAATGAATTCGACCCAAAAGGAAGACAGCAGCCCACCTTTCTCGATGACATG GCTCATTACGACTTGGCCATCAATGTTGCTTTGCTGTGGTTGAATGATTCAGAAGCCCAAAGTCCTCTGGCAAAAGGGAAAAG GAATTTGCCGCTTCACAGCAGATACATCTATCCCAACCGAACTGAGAGAGAAGCCATGATTTTATCATTTTATGCCGGGATCTTAATG GGTCACCGGATTCACCCTTTCAACCTCTCATTGCATCCTTTTGCCATGCTGACAGCCCCGAAAGCTGCGGAACATGCCTGGAAACAGA GTGTCAAGTTTCAAAAGGCAGCAGCAAATCAACATGCCACCACCAATTCAACAAGAACAAATAAGGACTGCAAGCGATCAGAATCTCCATCAACAGCAAAACAGCCAGACAACAAA GGGGCTAGAAAACAGTTTAAGCAAGGAATCTTTCCAGAGGAGCTTGCAACAAAgagtggaaggaaggaagaaaagatgTAA
- the C11H2orf80 gene encoding uncharacterized protein C2orf80 homolog isoform X1, whose protein sequence is MERKRLKKEIEKLLGDYVGIRLRENEFDPKGRQQPTFLDDMAHYDLAINVALLWLNDSEAQSPLAKGKRNLPLHSRYIYPNRTEREAMILSFYAGILMNSIPIEDVFEIYSTGPSATRWHRSAKGHRIHPFNLSLHPFAMLTAPKAAEHAWKQSVKFQKAAANQHATTNSTRTNKDCKRSESPSTAKQPDNKGARKQFKQGIFPEELATKSGRKEEKM, encoded by the exons ATGGAAAGGAAACGTCTAAAAAAAGAGATTGAAAAACTCTT AGGCGATTATGTCGGCATCAGACTTCGGGAAAATGAATTCGACCCAAAAGGAAGACAGCAGCCCACCTTTCTCGATGACATG GCTCATTACGACTTGGCCATCAATGTTGCTTTGCTGTGGTTGAATGATTCAGAAGCCCAAAGTCCTCTGGCAAAAGGGAAAAG GAATTTGCCGCTTCACAGCAGATACATCTATCCCAACCGAACTGAGAGAGAAGCCATGATTTTATCATTTTATGCCGGGATCTTAATG AACAGCATCCCCATTGAAGACGTCTTTGAGATTTACAGCACGGGGCCCTCAGCAACACGCTGGCACCGCTCTGCCAAA GGTCACCGGATTCACCCTTTCAACCTCTCATTGCATCCTTTTGCCATGCTGACAGCCCCGAAAGCTGCGGAACATGCCTGGAAACAGA GTGTCAAGTTTCAAAAGGCAGCAGCAAATCAACATGCCACCACCAATTCAACAAGAACAAATAAGGACTGCAAGCGATCAGAATCTCCATCAACAGCAAAACAGCCAGACAACAAA GGGGCTAGAAAACAGTTTAAGCAAGGAATCTTTCCAGAGGAGCTTGCAACAAAgagtggaaggaaggaagaaaagatgTAA
- the LOC141995862 gene encoding gamma-crystallin B-like — translation MPMGEQTTSVSGIILFEDRNFQGRSVECSSDRSDLQSQLSRCNSVRVESGCFMLYERPNFQGQQFFLKRGDYPDMQSGSFSTSIKSCRMIPPHRGTYRIKIYEKEDHRGNMVELTEDSPQVMDQLRSPEMLSCSVLDGHWILYELPNYRGRQHLLRPGEYRRCSEWGSMSGKVGSLRRATDLY, via the exons ATGCCGATGGGAGAGCAAACCACCTCCGTGAGCGGC ATCATTCTTTTCGAGGACAGAAACTTCCAGGGCCGCTCTGTTGAGTGCAGCAGCGACCGTTCAGATTTGCAAAGTCAGCTCAGCCGCTGTAACTCCGTCCGCGTGGAAAGTGGCTGCTTCATGCTCTATGAACGTCCCAACTTCCAGGGACAGCAGTTCTTTCTGAAACGGGGGGATTATCCTGACATGCAGTCTGGGAGTTTCAGCACCTCCATTAAGTCCTGCCGGATGATCCCACCT CACAGGGGCACCTACAGGATAAAGATCTATGAGAAGGAGGATCACAGAGGCAACATGGTAGAGTTAACCGAGGACTCGCCGCAAGTCATGgaccagctacgctcccccgagATGCTTTCTTGTTCTGTGCTGGACGGGCACTGGATCCTTTACGAATTGCCGAATTACAGAGGGCGCCAACACCTGCTGAGGCCAGGGGAGTACAGGAGATGCAGCGAGTGGGGCTCTATGAGTGGCAAAGTCGGCTCTTTGAGACGTGCCACTGATCTTTACTGA